The Elgaria multicarinata webbii isolate HBS135686 ecotype San Diego chromosome 17, rElgMul1.1.pri, whole genome shotgun sequence genomic sequence GTAATATTCGAATATAATTTTCATCCGTGACTTTTCCTTGCATGCTAGTTAATGTGTTTACTAGAAGAGTTACGTAATAGGGTGTCCATAATGTGAACTGTGTACAGACGGTGGCGATCAAAAGCCTGTGCACTGATGGATCCAATCTTCCATTGTCTTGGTCCAGTGGTGTTGCTTCCTTGCGGATTCGCAAAATCAGCACAAGTGCATACAACACGGCAATGGCTGGTACGATGTACCCAATAAAAACCATGatggcatctgctgcttcttTGTTCTGCATTTTGGAACATTCGATCATTTTAGTGGACACATGGTTGCAGACGTAGAACAGGAGAGATGAAAAACTGGTTAGCATAGCTCCTCCCCAGATAAATCCACATACATGCTTTGTGTTGTATACACTGGACATGTACGTTCTTGGCAAAGCACGTTCAATGTAGTAGTCCAAACTGAGCAATGTAGTAGAGTACATGATAACCAAAGATGATACATTGAATAAGATAAGCAAGGTAATATAGACTTCACTGTTGAAACTCCAGATGGCCCATTTTGTACTGGCAGGTCCTAGAAGGTACATTGGTGCGATTGCATTGATGATGAGGCCAGCAATTGCAATATTGACAAAATAAACATCTGGCATGGTCATTGTCGCTTTGTTGTATAGGTTGACTAGG encodes the following:
- the GPR146 gene encoding probable G-protein coupled receptor 146, with amino-acid sequence MWSCEAFNSTKNIEDQHLCHDFHLVLSIFSLLYLIICFPIGLCYNALLVLVNLYNKATMTMPDVYFVNIAIAGLIINAIAPMYLLGPASTKWAIWSFNSEVYITLLILFNVSSLVIMYSTTLLSLDYYIERALPRTYMSSVYNTKHVCGFIWGGAMLTSFSSLLFYVCNHVSTKMIECSKMQNKEAADAIMVFIGYIVPAIAVLYALVLILRIRKEATPLDQDNGRLDPSVHRLLIATVCTQFTLWTPYYVTLLVNTLTSMQGKVTDENYIRILHFTKGLSKFLAFSSSFVMPLLYRYIHKNFPNKLQRLLKKLHCGNQGCSHERTVVQQVIT